A window of Notolabrus celidotus isolate fNotCel1 chromosome 11, fNotCel1.pri, whole genome shotgun sequence contains these coding sequences:
- the LOC117820989 gene encoding rhodopsin-like codes for MNGTEGPNFYVPMSNKTGLVRSPFEYPQYYLAEPWKYSLVAAYMLFLIITAFPINFLTLYVTVKHKKLRTPLNYVLLNLAVADLFMIIGGFTVTLYTSLHGYFSLGVTGCNIEGFFATLGGEIALWSLVVLAMERYIVVCRPMSNFRFGEKHAISGLAFTWIMALTCAAPPLCGWSRYIPEGMQCSCGIDYYTPKPEINNTSFVIYMFVLHFCIPLFIIFFCYSRLLCTVRAAAAQQQESETTQRAEKEVTRMVIVMVISFLVCWLPYASVAWYIFINQGTEFGPVFMTAPAFFAKSAALYNPIIYILLNKQFRNCMITTVCCGKNPFGEDEAAATAFSKTQTSSVSSSQVAPA; via the exons aTGAATGGCACAGAAGGACCCAACTTTTATGTCCCCATGTCTAACAAGACGGGCTTGGTTCGCAGCCCATTTGAGTACCCTCAGTACTACCTGGCTGAGCCCTGGAAGTACTCTCTTGTGGCTGCGTACATGCTGTTCCTCATCATCACTGCCTTCCCCATCAACTTCCTCACCTTATATGTGACCGTGAAGCACAAAAAGCTGAGGACCCCTCTGAACTACGTCCTGCTCAACCTGGCAGTGGCTGACCTCTTCATGATCATCGGAGGCTTCACAGTCACTCTCTACACATCCCTGCATGGATACTTCAGCTTAGGGGTCACTGGTTGCAACATAGAAGGATTCTTCGCCACCTTAGGAG GTGAGATTGCACTGTGGTCTCTGGTGGTATTGGCTATGGAGCGCTATATTGTGGTCTGTAGGCCAATGTCCAACTTCCGCTTTGGGGAGAAACACGCCATCTCTGGGTTGGCATTCACATGGATCATGGCCTTGACCTGTGCTGCTCCGCCTCTGTGTGGATGGTCCAG gtaCATCCCAGAGGGAATGCAGTGCTCCTGCGGGATTGACTACTACACTCCTAAGCCTGAGATCAACAACACCTCATTCGTCATCTATATGTTTGTCCTCCATTTCTGCATCcccctcttcatcatcttcttctgctACAGTCGCCTGCTCTGCACTGTGCGAGCG GCTGCAGCTCAGCAGCAGGAGTCTGAAACCACCCAGCGAGCGGAGAAAGAGGTCACACGCATGGTTATCGTCATGGTAATCTCCTTCCTGGTGTGCTGGCTGCCCTATGCCAGTGTGGCGTGGTACATCTTTATCAACCAAGGGACTGAGTTTGGACCAGTGTTCATGACTGCTCCGGCCTTCTTCGCAAAGAGCGCCGCTCTGTATAACCCAATCATCTATATTCTGCTCAACAAACAG TTCAGAAACTGCATGATCACCACAGTGTGCTGTGGAAAAAACCCATTTGGAGAAGATGAAGCTGCAGCCACAGCCTTCTCCAAGACTCAGACTTCATCTGTCTCCTCTAGCCAGGTGGCCCCTGCTTGA